The Microbacterium luteum genome includes a region encoding these proteins:
- a CDS encoding carbohydrate ABC transporter permease — protein sequence MSAPAVERPAPPRAEEKRPARGRRSERSRAEARLGWMLAGPAFVLMLLVTMYPILQAFFDSLFSLRLTAPDEREFIWFRNYAVVLGDPAFWQSMGVTLFITVVTVILELILGFLLALVMHRAVKKLRGFARTAILVPYGIVTVVAAFAWFYAFDINSGYINSWLAWVPGFDEDFNWFAYQGSSLFVIILSEVWKTTPFISLLLLSGLAQVPGDLEEAAKVDGATGWEVMRRVILPNMKAAIMVAVLFRTLEAFRIFDNIYIMTAGANDTEALSLLAYNTSIGRLEIGLGSAISVLLFLSVLIIAGIFIKGFRVDLAGGRNS from the coding sequence ATGAGCGCGCCCGCCGTCGAGCGCCCGGCGCCGCCGCGCGCCGAGGAGAAGCGGCCGGCGCGAGGCCGCCGCTCGGAGCGCTCGCGGGCCGAAGCGCGCCTCGGATGGATGCTGGCAGGCCCGGCGTTCGTGCTCATGCTGCTCGTGACGATGTATCCGATCCTGCAGGCCTTCTTCGACTCGCTTTTCTCCCTGCGCCTGACCGCTCCCGACGAGCGGGAGTTCATCTGGTTCCGCAATTACGCCGTGGTGCTCGGCGATCCCGCGTTCTGGCAGTCGATGGGCGTGACGCTGTTCATCACCGTCGTCACCGTGATCCTCGAGCTGATCCTCGGGTTCCTCCTCGCCCTCGTGATGCACCGCGCCGTGAAAAAGCTGCGCGGCTTCGCGCGCACCGCCATCCTCGTGCCCTACGGCATCGTCACGGTGGTCGCCGCGTTCGCCTGGTTCTACGCGTTCGACATCAACTCCGGCTACATCAACAGCTGGCTGGCGTGGGTGCCGGGCTTCGACGAGGACTTCAACTGGTTCGCCTATCAGGGCTCGTCGCTGTTCGTGATCATCCTCTCCGAGGTGTGGAAGACGACGCCGTTCATCTCGCTGCTGCTGCTGTCGGGGCTGGCGCAGGTGCCGGGAGACCTCGAGGAGGCGGCGAAGGTCGACGGGGCCACCGGGTGGGAGGTCATGCGACGCGTGATCCTGCCCAACATGAAGGCCGCGATCATGGTGGCCGTGCTCTTCCGCACGCTCGAGGCCTTCCGCATCTTCGACAACATCTACATCATGACCGCCGGGGCCAACGACACCGAGGCGCTGTCGCTCCTGGCGTACAACACCTCTATCGGGCGGCTGGAGATCGGACTCGGATCGGCGATCTCGGTGCTGCTGTTCCTCAGCGTGCTGATCATCGCCGGGATCTTCATCAAAGGCTTCCGGGTCGACCTGGCGGGGGGACGGAACTCCTGA
- a CDS encoding carbohydrate ABC transporter permease, whose translation MTWPQRIGWIVITVAVLVWSLFPVFSILMTSFKTPGGLFSGTLLPEEWTWENYGEILAPGGGAQELFLTSLRNSIGISLIATAIAVVLATLCAYAIARLDFPGKRMILVTALAVSVFPVVSIVTPLFNLWRTIGLYDTWLGLIIPYLSLTLPISIWTLAAFFRQIPWELEQAAQVDGATPFEAFRKTVVPLAAPGVFTTAIIAFFIAWNDFVYGISLTSTDAARPVPAALSFFTGASQFEDPTGAISAAAIVVTIPIVIVVVIFQRRIVSGLTQGAVKG comes from the coding sequence ATGACCTGGCCCCAGCGCATCGGCTGGATCGTGATCACGGTGGCGGTGCTCGTGTGGTCGCTGTTCCCGGTGTTCTCCATCCTCATGACCTCCTTCAAGACCCCCGGGGGACTCTTCTCCGGCACGCTGCTGCCCGAGGAGTGGACGTGGGAGAACTACGGCGAGATCCTCGCCCCGGGCGGCGGTGCACAGGAACTGTTCCTCACGTCGCTGCGGAACTCGATCGGCATCTCGCTGATCGCGACGGCGATCGCGGTGGTGCTGGCCACGCTGTGCGCCTACGCGATCGCCCGGCTCGACTTCCCCGGCAAGCGCATGATCCTCGTCACGGCGCTCGCCGTCTCGGTCTTCCCCGTGGTGTCGATCGTGACGCCGCTGTTCAACCTGTGGCGCACCATCGGGCTCTACGACACGTGGCTGGGGCTCATCATCCCCTATCTCTCGCTCACGCTGCCGATCTCGATCTGGACGCTCGCGGCGTTCTTCCGCCAGATCCCGTGGGAACTCGAACAGGCCGCGCAGGTCGACGGCGCGACGCCGTTCGAGGCCTTCCGCAAAACGGTCGTGCCGCTTGCGGCGCCGGGGGTGTTCACGACCGCGATCATCGCGTTCTTCATCGCCTGGAACGACTTCGTCTACGGCATCTCGCTCACCTCGACCGATGCCGCGCGCCCGGTGCCGGCGGCGCTGTCGTTCTTCACCGGCGCGTCGCAGTTCGAAGATCCGACGGGGGCGATCTCCGCGGCCGCGATCGTGGTGACGATCCCCATCGTCATCGTCGTGGTCATCTTCCAACGGCGCATCGTCTCCGGCCTCACGCAGGGCGCGGTGAAGGGATGA
- a CDS encoding ABC transporter ATP-binding protein encodes MASITLNNVVKTYDDGFTAVKGIDLDIADGEFVILVGPSGCGKSTLLRMIVGLEDITDGDLRIDDRVVNDKAPKDRNLAMVFQNYALYPHLTVYENIAFPMRLKSSDVDDKEIDERVKRASRLLELDEHLERKPANLSGGQRQRVAMGRAIVRNADAFLFDEPLSNLDAKLRGQMRTEIARLQRSLGITTVYVTHDQTEAMTLGDRVAVLRRGELQQVASPRGLYEQPANLFVAGFIGSPPMNFLNGAVEGDTLRLPMMDVPIDDRLRAAIGDRSTVIVGVRPDAFQDVDAMENEPSDGVRVSVDVEMTEWLGEVLYAYVPFETDEAVRETLSQLDKDLDGESLRTEMVIALDANSLITGGDTANLWLSPDSLYVFDPETSVNLTRDESRAEKLEEQGRTQRQRALERAKEREAKATA; translated from the coding sequence ATGGCATCCATCACGCTGAACAACGTCGTCAAGACCTATGACGACGGCTTCACGGCGGTCAAGGGCATCGACCTCGACATCGCCGATGGGGAGTTCGTGATCCTCGTCGGTCCGTCCGGATGCGGCAAGTCGACGCTGCTGCGGATGATCGTCGGGCTGGAGGACATCACCGACGGCGACCTTCGCATCGACGATCGCGTGGTCAACGACAAGGCGCCGAAGGACCGCAACCTCGCGATGGTCTTCCAGAACTACGCGCTGTACCCGCACCTGACGGTGTACGAGAACATCGCCTTTCCGATGCGGTTGAAGTCCAGCGACGTCGACGACAAGGAGATCGACGAGCGGGTCAAGCGGGCCTCGCGCCTTCTGGAGCTCGACGAGCACCTGGAGCGGAAGCCTGCGAACCTCTCCGGCGGGCAGCGACAGCGGGTCGCGATGGGCCGAGCGATCGTGCGCAACGCCGATGCCTTCCTCTTCGACGAGCCGCTGTCGAACCTCGACGCGAAGCTGCGCGGGCAGATGCGCACCGAGATCGCGCGGCTGCAGCGCTCGCTCGGCATCACGACCGTCTATGTCACGCACGATCAGACCGAGGCGATGACGCTCGGCGACCGCGTCGCGGTGCTCCGGCGTGGCGAACTGCAGCAGGTGGCGAGTCCGCGCGGGCTCTACGAGCAGCCGGCCAACCTCTTCGTCGCGGGGTTCATCGGGTCACCGCCCATGAATTTCCTGAACGGTGCGGTCGAGGGCGACACGCTGCGCCTGCCGATGATGGATGTGCCCATCGACGACAGGCTGCGCGCCGCGATCGGCGACCGGTCCACGGTGATCGTCGGGGTGCGGCCGGACGCCTTCCAGGACGTCGATGCGATGGAGAACGAGCCGAGCGACGGCGTGCGCGTGAGCGTCGACGTGGAGATGACGGAGTGGCTGGGGGAGGTGCTGTACGCGTACGTGCCGTTCGAGACCGACGAGGCGGTGCGCGAGACCCTCTCGCAGCTGGACAAAGACCTGGACGGGGAGAGCCTGCGCACCGAGATGGTGATCGCGCTCGACGCGAACAGCCTCATCACCGGAGGGGACACGGCGAACCTGTGGCTCTCGCCGGACTCGCTGTACGTGTTCGACCCGGAGACGAGCGTCAACCTCACCCGAGACGAATCCCGTGCCGAGAAGCTCGAGGAGCAGGGTCGCACGCAGCGGCAGCGCGCCCTCGAGCGCGCGAAGGAGCGGGAGGCGAAGGCCACCGCCTGA
- a CDS encoding type IV toxin-antitoxin system AbiEi family antitoxin domain-containing protein, whose protein sequence is MGVTRSRATTSRAVEVTDAVVRRGGVVRTSVLRDAGLSPVSVEAAIAAGRIFRVRRGWVASVDADPALVGAAERGVVLSCVTQARRNGLWVYGREEAPHVAARSNSSRAHLAAAHVHWATPVVPRHPDALEDGIENVLALVATCQPHESALAIWESALRQRVVDAELLRRLNLPPAARRMLEEADQFADSGLETFVVPRLRWLGLPLRRQIWLHGHRVDLLIGERIALQIDGGHHVGAQRAADIAHDADLMLRGYHVIRVTYVQVTEQWPEVQERIMLAVAQGLHLAR, encoded by the coding sequence ATGGGAGTGACGCGTTCGAGAGCGACGACGAGCCGGGCGGTCGAGGTCACGGATGCTGTTGTCCGACGCGGTGGTGTCGTCCGAACGTCCGTTCTTCGCGACGCCGGGCTCTCCCCCGTGTCCGTCGAGGCGGCGATCGCCGCCGGGAGGATCTTCCGCGTCAGGCGCGGGTGGGTGGCCTCCGTCGATGCGGATCCTGCCCTCGTCGGGGCGGCGGAGCGGGGCGTCGTGCTCTCCTGCGTGACGCAGGCTCGCCGAAACGGGCTGTGGGTGTACGGCCGCGAGGAGGCGCCGCATGTCGCCGCCCGGTCCAATTCCAGCAGAGCCCACCTCGCGGCGGCCCACGTGCATTGGGCGACGCCCGTCGTGCCACGGCATCCGGATGCGCTCGAGGACGGCATCGAGAATGTGCTCGCGCTGGTGGCGACGTGCCAGCCGCACGAATCGGCGCTCGCGATCTGGGAGTCGGCATTGCGCCAGCGAGTGGTTGACGCCGAGCTCCTGCGGCGACTGAATCTGCCGCCCGCCGCTCGCCGCATGCTCGAGGAAGCCGACCAATTCGCCGACTCCGGGCTCGAGACCTTCGTCGTGCCCCGGTTGCGATGGCTGGGTCTCCCACTGCGTCGCCAGATCTGGCTCCACGGGCACCGCGTCGACCTGCTCATCGGCGAACGCATCGCGCTGCAGATCGACGGCGGACACCACGTCGGGGCGCAGCGCGCCGCCGACATCGCTCACGACGCCGACCTCATGCTGCGTGGATATCACGTGATTCGCGTGACGTACGTGCAGGTCACCGAGCAGTGGCCCGAGGTGCAGGAGCGCATCATGCTCGCCGTGGCGCAGGGGCTTCACCTCGCCCGCTGA
- the aztD gene encoding zinc metallochaperone AztD: MTQHKRRVAVAATVAGISLLAAGCASGTAEDTSGSTTTESGTETVEGRIAVAYEGGVAVLDPETLEVVDEFASEEFIRLNTFGDGKTVAVTTSAGFQMLDTSEPALTDLVFEATTAGHVVSHEGNTVLFDDGTGTSTIVATDAFADGYDALPETTTYTADEPHHGVSIVLEDGELVTTLSDRSGAVALHAHEDHWDEEAMSADCPGIHGEGTAADEAVIFGCENGALLYADGEFVSFTAPDEYGRMGNAFVSETSPIVVGDYKNDPDAEGYLLNAVTLIDTAAQTYEVVDLPDEVQYTFRDIARGPSDLAFILASDGQIHVLDPETGELTDAYPVVEAWEGPDEWQDAHPAIKVAGDIAYVTEPATNSVHAVDLTTGEVVASVELDHTPNEIAIS, from the coding sequence ATGACACAGCACAAGCGACGGGTCGCCGTCGCCGCGACCGTGGCCGGCATCTCGCTGCTTGCGGCGGGCTGCGCGAGCGGAACCGCCGAGGACACGAGCGGTTCGACCACCACCGAATCCGGCACCGAAACCGTCGAGGGGCGCATCGCCGTCGCGTACGAGGGAGGCGTCGCCGTCCTCGACCCCGAGACCCTCGAGGTCGTCGACGAATTCGCGTCGGAGGAGTTCATCCGCCTCAACACCTTCGGTGACGGAAAAACCGTCGCGGTCACCACGTCGGCCGGATTCCAGATGCTCGACACGTCGGAGCCGGCGCTGACCGACCTCGTCTTCGAGGCGACCACGGCCGGTCACGTCGTCTCACACGAGGGCAACACCGTCCTGTTCGACGATGGCACCGGAACATCCACGATCGTGGCCACCGACGCCTTCGCCGACGGCTACGACGCGCTCCCCGAGACGACCACGTACACCGCCGACGAGCCCCACCACGGCGTCTCGATCGTGCTCGAAGACGGCGAGCTGGTCACCACGCTCTCCGACCGCAGCGGTGCCGTCGCGCTGCACGCGCACGAGGACCACTGGGACGAAGAGGCGATGAGCGCGGACTGCCCCGGCATCCACGGCGAAGGCACGGCGGCCGACGAGGCCGTGATCTTCGGCTGCGAGAACGGCGCCCTGCTGTACGCGGACGGGGAGTTCGTGAGCTTCACCGCGCCCGACGAGTACGGCCGCATGGGCAACGCCTTCGTGTCGGAGACGAGCCCCATCGTCGTCGGCGACTACAAGAACGACCCCGACGCAGAGGGCTACCTGCTCAACGCGGTCACGCTGATCGACACCGCCGCACAGACCTACGAGGTCGTCGACCTTCCCGACGAAGTCCAGTACACGTTCCGTGACATCGCGCGCGGCCCCAGCGACCTGGCGTTCATCCTCGCCAGCGACGGCCAGATCCACGTTCTCGACCCCGAGACCGGTGAGCTGACCGACGCGTACCCCGTCGTCGAGGCGTGGGAGGGCCCGGACGAGTGGCAGGATGCTCACCCAGCCATCAAGGTCGCGGGCGACATCGCCTACGTGACCGAGCCGGCGACGAACTCGGTCCACGCGGTCGATCTCACCACCGGGGAGGTCGTCGCAAGCGTCGAGCTCGACCACACGCCGAACGAGATCGCGATCAGCTGA
- the aztC gene encoding zinc ABC transporter substrate-binding protein AztC — protein sequence MRPWRPLALAAAALAALGLAGCTSSSTDDEPQVVVTTNILGDVVTEIAGDEAHVTTLMKPNADPHSFEISAQEAATLDDADLLVSNGLGLEEGLQQHLDRATEAGVAMVIAGDEIDVLDYSSGDALGTPDPHFWTDPARMVDVVEAVEAALGAVDGVDPVVVEENAEAYLDELDALDAEMTSAFAAIPASQRALVTNHHVFGYLADRFDFDVVGAVIPGGTTLAAPSAADLRDLATAIETSGVPTIFAESSQPDRLVQVLASEVGIDVDVVELFTESLTEPGEGADTYLTMMRENTARISEGLTR from the coding sequence ATGAGGCCGTGGCGACCGCTCGCGCTCGCCGCGGCCGCCCTCGCGGCGCTCGGGCTCGCCGGCTGCACCTCGAGCTCCACCGACGACGAGCCGCAGGTCGTGGTCACCACGAACATCCTGGGTGACGTCGTGACCGAGATCGCCGGCGACGAGGCGCACGTGACCACTCTCATGAAGCCCAACGCCGACCCGCACTCGTTCGAGATCTCCGCCCAGGAGGCGGCGACGCTCGACGACGCCGATCTCCTCGTCTCGAACGGACTGGGTCTCGAGGAAGGCCTGCAGCAGCACCTCGACCGGGCGACGGAGGCCGGCGTCGCCATGGTGATCGCCGGCGACGAGATCGACGTGCTCGACTACTCATCCGGCGACGCACTCGGCACCCCCGACCCGCACTTCTGGACCGACCCGGCCCGAATGGTCGACGTCGTCGAGGCCGTGGAGGCCGCACTCGGCGCCGTCGACGGCGTCGACCCGGTCGTCGTCGAGGAGAACGCGGAAGCCTACCTCGACGAGCTCGACGCGCTCGACGCGGAGATGACGTCGGCGTTCGCCGCCATCCCGGCATCGCAGCGAGCGCTCGTGACCAACCACCACGTCTTCGGCTACCTCGCCGACAGATTCGACTTCGACGTCGTCGGTGCCGTCATCCCCGGCGGCACCACCCTCGCGGCCCCGAGCGCAGCCGACCTGCGCGATCTGGCCACGGCGATCGAGACCTCAGGGGTTCCGACGATCTTCGCGGAGTCCTCGCAGCCCGACCGCCTCGTCCAGGTCCTCGCGAGCGAGGTCGGCATCGACGTCGACGTCGTCGAGCTGTTCACCGAGTCGCTGACCGAACCCGGCGAAGGCGCCGACACCTACCTCACGATGATGCGCGAGAACACCGCGCGCATCTCCGAAGGCCTCACCCGCTGA
- a CDS encoding ABC transporter produces MITPRPLAATTAVALALVALAGCGVESEPTATPVDDVSDGHGEIATAAEVEEPPLALVSVDADGRVGLLDLLSGESEDLGSAGAPTGLASDGRYVFVSTAEGVDIVDSARWSWNHGDHFHYYLGSPEMPGTVPGSGIATVTWGMLSTDGSTALHFAGSGDAVLLENEALAEGEIVERFRVDVDADAVVAPLGDGAIISEADALGVYDAEGRQTEQSVSCTDAAGAITTVVGLAIGCAEGAVLVTGDEDEAEFSVIPYPDDVDAERAVAFDGRKGRPTVAGLTDASGFWLLDTREETWTHVATEHTLVHVTAVDDEAGHVVALDTDGRVRVYAAATGEEIAATDVLVGAPDEATSLTVDGQRAYLNDPAAAVVYEIDYADGARIARTLDTPTSPAFLSEVGR; encoded by the coding sequence GTGATCACCCCACGCCCGCTCGCCGCCACCACCGCGGTCGCCCTCGCGCTCGTCGCCCTCGCCGGATGCGGCGTCGAGTCCGAGCCGACCGCCACCCCGGTCGACGACGTCTCCGACGGGCACGGTGAGATCGCCACCGCCGCCGAGGTCGAAGAGCCGCCGCTGGCCCTCGTGTCGGTCGACGCCGACGGCCGCGTCGGGTTGCTCGACCTGCTGTCGGGAGAGAGCGAGGACCTGGGATCCGCCGGCGCACCGACCGGACTCGCGAGCGACGGTCGGTACGTGTTCGTGTCCACCGCGGAAGGTGTCGACATCGTCGACTCGGCGCGCTGGAGCTGGAACCACGGTGACCACTTCCACTACTACCTCGGCTCGCCCGAGATGCCCGGGACGGTTCCCGGATCGGGGATAGCCACGGTGACCTGGGGAATGCTCTCGACCGACGGTTCGACCGCCCTGCACTTCGCCGGTTCGGGCGACGCCGTGCTGCTCGAGAACGAAGCTCTCGCGGAAGGCGAGATCGTCGAGCGTTTCCGCGTCGATGTCGACGCCGATGCCGTCGTGGCTCCGCTCGGTGACGGAGCGATCATCAGCGAAGCCGACGCGCTGGGGGTCTACGACGCGGAAGGCAGGCAGACGGAGCAGTCCGTCTCGTGCACCGACGCGGCGGGCGCGATCACCACGGTCGTCGGGCTCGCGATCGGATGCGCCGAGGGCGCCGTGCTCGTCACCGGCGACGAGGACGAGGCGGAGTTCTCCGTCATCCCGTATCCCGACGACGTCGACGCCGAACGCGCCGTCGCCTTCGACGGGCGGAAGGGACGCCCCACGGTCGCGGGCCTGACCGATGCTTCGGGATTCTGGCTGCTCGACACCCGCGAGGAGACCTGGACTCACGTCGCGACGGAGCACACGCTCGTGCACGTGACCGCCGTCGACGACGAGGCCGGACACGTCGTCGCGCTCGACACCGACGGGCGCGTGCGGGTCTACGCGGCAGCGACCGGTGAGGAGATCGCCGCCACCGACGTGCTCGTGGGCGCCCCGGACGAGGCGACCTCGCTCACCGTCGACGGCCAGCGCGCGTACCTCAACGACCCCGCGGCCGCTGTGGTCTACGAGATCGACTATGCCGACGGCGCGCGCATCGCGCGCACGCTCGACACCCCCACCTCCCCGGCGTTCCTGTCGGAGGTCGGACGATGA
- the aztB gene encoding zinc ABC transporter permease AztB produces the protein MSWLTDPLSTEFFARALVGGALVAVICGVVGTWVVIRGMAFLGEAIGHGMLPGVALATVLGLPLLLGAAASAVAMSAAIGALQRRGRLSYDTSIGLLFVAMLSVGVIIVSHSRSFATDATALLFGDILAIRPADIVVLAAALALTLAVTIGFHRAFVVAAFDPRIAETLGLRPQRAHVALVGLVTLAVVASFQAVGTLLVVGLLLAPAVAARSWTARIPATMALGAAIGVLAVAIGLLVSWHFATAAGASIAATAILLAALSSSARTLAARRMRSIHPLPSLTRAPAQVPERTS, from the coding sequence GTGTCCTGGCTCACCGATCCGCTCAGCACCGAGTTCTTCGCTCGTGCGCTCGTGGGCGGCGCTCTCGTCGCGGTCATCTGCGGCGTCGTGGGCACATGGGTCGTCATCCGCGGCATGGCATTCCTCGGAGAGGCCATCGGCCACGGGATGCTCCCGGGCGTTGCGCTGGCAACGGTGCTCGGCCTCCCGCTGCTGCTGGGCGCTGCGGCCAGCGCCGTCGCGATGAGCGCCGCCATCGGCGCGCTGCAGCGGCGCGGCAGGCTCTCCTACGACACCAGCATCGGGCTGCTGTTCGTCGCGATGCTCTCGGTCGGCGTGATCATCGTGTCGCACTCGCGCAGTTTCGCCACGGACGCCACGGCCCTCCTGTTCGGCGACATCCTGGCCATCCGGCCGGCGGACATCGTCGTCCTCGCCGCCGCGCTCGCCCTCACCCTCGCGGTCACGATCGGGTTCCACCGAGCCTTCGTGGTCGCCGCATTCGATCCGCGGATCGCCGAGACGCTGGGACTGCGGCCGCAGCGGGCGCACGTGGCGCTGGTCGGGCTGGTGACACTCGCCGTGGTCGCCTCCTTCCAAGCCGTCGGCACGCTCCTCGTGGTGGGCCTGCTTCTCGCGCCCGCCGTGGCGGCTCGCAGCTGGACCGCCCGCATCCCCGCCACGATGGCGCTCGGCGCCGCGATCGGCGTCCTCGCTGTCGCCATCGGACTTCTCGTGTCGTGGCACTTCGCAACGGCGGCAGGAGCTTCCATCGCCGCGACGGCGATCCTGCTCGCCGCGCTCTCTTCGTCGGCCCGGACGCTTGCGGCGCGACGGATGCGGAGCATCCATCCCCTCCCCTCCCTCACCCGTGCCCCCGCACAGGTGCCTGAAAGGACCTCGTGA
- a CDS encoding metal ABC transporter ATP-binding protein, whose amino-acid sequence MNVNSQVAAVETRGVCFSYAADDVVHDVSVRVDFGEVVAVAGPNGSGKSTLVEIMAGVRPPRVGAVHRNGDLALVVQRPAAPEMLPVTAADVVAMGTWKRGARLERRAAKGAVADALDRVGMAAFATRSLASLSGGQRQRVFLAQGIVRRPDVILLDEPAAGLDGDSVARTQRILAEEAARGAAVVCVTHDDDAIAHADRVIRLDGGVVVRQ is encoded by the coding sequence ATGAATGTGAATTCCCAGGTCGCCGCTGTTGAGACGCGAGGCGTCTGCTTCTCGTACGCCGCCGACGATGTCGTCCATGACGTGTCGGTGCGCGTCGATTTCGGCGAGGTCGTCGCCGTTGCCGGGCCCAACGGTTCGGGTAAGTCCACCCTCGTGGAGATCATGGCGGGCGTCAGACCTCCGCGGGTCGGGGCCGTGCATCGAAACGGCGACCTTGCGCTCGTCGTGCAGCGACCTGCCGCGCCGGAGATGCTTCCGGTGACGGCGGCGGATGTCGTCGCGATGGGCACCTGGAAGCGCGGTGCTCGCCTCGAGCGCCGCGCGGCGAAGGGGGCTGTCGCCGATGCGCTCGATCGGGTGGGGATGGCCGCGTTCGCGACCCGATCGCTCGCGAGCCTCTCGGGTGGTCAGCGTCAGCGCGTCTTCCTTGCGCAGGGCATCGTGCGCCGGCCCGATGTGATTCTCCTCGACGAGCCCGCCGCGGGGTTGGACGGTGACAGTGTCGCCCGCACGCAGCGGATCCTCGCCGAAGAGGCCGCCCGCGGTGCGGCGGTCGTCTGCGTGACGCACGATGACGACGCGATCGCCCACGCGGACCGCGTCATCAGGCTGGACGGTGGTGTCGTCGTCAGGCAGTGA
- a CDS encoding protein adenylyltransferase SelO, producing the protein MTVASETVVELSSRFARAFPELAVPWHAAEFPDAQLLVLNEPLAVELGLDPTALRAGNGVGLLTGNRLPASAMPVAQAYAGHQFGGYSPVLGDGRALLLGELATPDGRLRDLHLKGSGRTPFARGGDGLAAIGPMLREFLISEAMHALGVPTTRALAVTATGVPVQRETVLPGAVLARVAASHLRVGTFQYAAAAGGGDLVRRLVAAALERHYPHLADADNPSLSLLEAVVDAQASLIARWVLVGFVHGVMNTDNMTISGETIDYGPCAFMEAFDPATVYSSIDLQGRYAFGRQSRIGEWNLARFAEALLPTIDADTDRAIELAQNALSRYADAFNAEWSEGMRVKLGIPADADEAVSTALSTDLVSLLQVGRVDYTGFFRRLAEAARGEAGPAQELFADPEPFNLWAQRWLALGPDAAAMDARNPVYIPRNHLVEEALDAATAGDLEPFEHLLAVVRSPFVEREGWERFAQPAPDSFGPYRTFCGT; encoded by the coding sequence ATGACCGTCGCGTCGGAGACCGTCGTTGAACTCAGCTCGCGCTTCGCCCGAGCCTTCCCGGAGTTGGCGGTGCCGTGGCACGCGGCGGAGTTCCCCGACGCCCAGTTGCTCGTGCTCAACGAGCCGCTCGCGGTCGAACTGGGCCTCGACCCCACGGCGTTGCGCGCCGGCAACGGTGTCGGCCTCCTCACGGGCAATCGGCTCCCCGCATCCGCAATGCCTGTCGCGCAGGCCTACGCGGGGCACCAGTTCGGCGGCTATTCGCCCGTGCTCGGCGACGGCCGCGCGTTGCTGCTCGGCGAGCTCGCCACACCGGACGGGCGTCTGCGCGACCTGCATCTGAAGGGATCGGGACGCACCCCGTTCGCGCGAGGGGGCGACGGACTGGCCGCCATCGGGCCGATGCTGCGAGAGTTCCTCATCAGCGAGGCCATGCACGCGCTCGGGGTCCCGACCACCCGCGCCCTCGCGGTCACCGCGACAGGCGTTCCCGTGCAGCGCGAGACCGTTCTTCCCGGGGCCGTGCTCGCCCGCGTCGCGGCAAGCCACCTGCGGGTGGGGACCTTCCAATACGCCGCCGCCGCCGGCGGCGGCGATCTGGTTCGCCGACTGGTGGCCGCGGCGCTCGAGCGCCACTATCCCCACCTCGCCGACGCCGACAACCCATCGCTGTCGCTTCTCGAGGCGGTGGTCGACGCGCAGGCGTCCCTCATCGCCCGGTGGGTACTGGTCGGGTTCGTGCACGGCGTGATGAACACCGACAACATGACGATCTCGGGTGAGACGATCGACTACGGGCCGTGCGCTTTCATGGAGGCCTTCGATCCGGCGACTGTCTACAGCTCGATCGACCTCCAGGGCCGCTACGCGTTCGGGCGCCAGTCGCGCATCGGCGAGTGGAACCTCGCGCGTTTCGCCGAGGCGCTACTGCCGACGATCGACGCCGACACCGACCGTGCCATCGAGCTCGCCCAGAACGCGCTCAGCCGATACGCGGACGCGTTCAACGCCGAATGGTCGGAGGGAATGCGAGTCAAGCTCGGCATCCCGGCCGATGCCGACGAAGCCGTCTCGACGGCCCTGTCGACCGATCTGGTCAGTCTGCTGCAGGTCGGGCGCGTCGACTACACGGGGTTCTTCCGCCGGCTCGCGGAGGCCGCGCGGGGCGAAGCGGGGCCGGCGCAAGAGCTGTTCGCGGACCCCGAGCCGTTCAACCTCTGGGCACAGCGGTGGCTGGCCCTCGGCCCGGATGCTGCGGCGATGGATGCCCGGAACCCGGTGTACATCCCGCGCAATCACCTGGTGGAAGAGGCGCTGGATGCGGCCACAGCCGGTGACCTCGAGCCGTTCGAGCACCTGCTGGCCGTGGTCCGCTCACCCTTCGTCGAGCGAGAGGGGTGGGAGCGTTTCGCGCAGCCGGCGCCGGACAGCTTCGGGCCCTACCGGACCTTCTGCGGCACCTGA